The Gemmata palustris genome includes a region encoding these proteins:
- a CDS encoding Ldh family oxidoreductase — protein MMSDEAVTYFPIERLREFSSRTFRHFGVPDADADRAAEVLAASDLRGVDSHGVARLHTYFDMLTLGRINPRANVKIVRELPATATVDGDNGLGLVVGPKANAIALEKAEAVGSAVVSVCNTNHFGMAGYYPLKALERGLIGWAMCNSTKLVAPLWGAERMLGTNPIAIAFPCATEPPVVIDLASSATAYGKIEIAKRKGAPIPEGWAIDKDGNPATRPEQMIEGGALLPLGSTREAGGHKGYGLAAMVDILSCVLSGANWGPFAPPFALRQEIPARSVGKGIGHAFGAMRIDGFIDPAEFGRQMDDWVRTFRATKPAPGTPGVVIPGDPERIAEAERRKTGIPLLAAVVADLRDISQKTGIPFE, from the coding sequence ATGATGAGCGATGAAGCAGTAACGTATTTCCCGATTGAGCGCCTACGAGAGTTCAGCTCGCGCACGTTTCGGCACTTCGGCGTTCCCGATGCTGATGCGGACCGGGCGGCGGAAGTGCTCGCGGCCAGCGACCTGCGCGGGGTGGACTCGCACGGCGTCGCCCGGTTGCACACGTACTTCGACATGCTCACGCTGGGGCGCATCAACCCCCGCGCGAACGTAAAAATCGTCCGCGAACTGCCCGCCACGGCCACCGTGGACGGTGACAACGGGCTGGGATTGGTTGTCGGCCCGAAGGCGAACGCGATCGCGCTCGAAAAGGCCGAGGCAGTCGGCAGTGCGGTCGTGAGCGTGTGCAACACGAACCACTTCGGCATGGCCGGGTACTACCCGCTCAAGGCCCTCGAGCGCGGGCTCATCGGGTGGGCCATGTGCAACTCGACCAAGCTCGTCGCGCCGCTGTGGGGCGCGGAGCGGATGCTCGGCACGAACCCGATCGCGATCGCGTTCCCGTGCGCGACCGAACCGCCCGTGGTGATCGATCTGGCCTCGAGCGCCACCGCTTACGGCAAGATCGAGATCGCCAAGCGGAAGGGCGCGCCGATCCCGGAGGGGTGGGCCATCGATAAGGACGGCAACCCCGCGACGCGGCCCGAGCAGATGATCGAGGGCGGCGCGCTGCTGCCGCTCGGTAGCACGCGCGAGGCCGGCGGGCACAAGGGGTACGGGCTCGCCGCGATGGTGGACATCCTCAGTTGCGTTCTGAGTGGCGCGAACTGGGGGCCGTTCGCGCCGCCGTTCGCGCTGCGCCAGGAGATCCCGGCGCGGAGCGTGGGCAAAGGTATCGGCCACGCTTTCGGGGCGATGCGGATCGACGGGTTCATCGACCCCGCCGAGTTCGGCCGGCAGATGGACGACTGGGTGCGGACGTTCCGCGCGACGAAGCCCGCACCGGGCACCCCGGGCGTCGTCATCCCCGGCGATCCGGAACGCATCGCCGAGGCCGAGCGCCGAAAGACCGGCATCCCGCTGTTGGCCGCGGTCGTGGCGGACCTGCGAGACATTTCCCAGAAGACCGGCATCCCGTTCGAGTGA
- the ispD gene encoding 2-C-methyl-D-erythritol 4-phosphate cytidylyltransferase has protein sequence MPQCAVIIPAAGRSSRFGGMEKKPFVSLDGRPVWLRTVDAFRSRPDVSKVYLVIAPEDRDDFRARFQSRLLFVENVEIVEGGTERFESVANALARVPESVSLVAVHDAVRPLITPALIDSVFGAATEQGAAMLAVPVADTLKQVDPESNRITGTVPRAGVWQAQTPQVFRRDWLVEAYARRASLSVPITDDAQLIEALGHSVVVVPSAPVNFKITTKDDMELADAVLKARTAAKSAGEPEGPRWGAFDDDAKW, from the coding sequence ATGCCTCAGTGCGCGGTAATTATCCCGGCGGCGGGTCGGTCGTCGCGGTTCGGCGGGATGGAGAAAAAGCCGTTCGTGTCGCTCGACGGGCGCCCGGTGTGGCTGCGCACGGTGGACGCCTTCCGGTCGCGGCCCGATGTGAGCAAGGTCTACCTGGTGATCGCGCCCGAGGACCGCGACGACTTCCGCGCGCGGTTCCAATCCCGGCTCTTGTTCGTCGAAAATGTGGAGATCGTTGAGGGCGGTACCGAGCGCTTCGAGTCGGTCGCGAACGCACTGGCCCGCGTACCGGAAAGCGTCTCGCTGGTCGCGGTCCACGACGCGGTCCGACCACTTATCACACCCGCACTGATTGATTCGGTGTTTGGCGCGGCCACGGAGCAGGGCGCCGCGATGCTCGCGGTTCCGGTCGCGGACACGCTGAAACAGGTCGACCCCGAAAGCAACCGCATCACGGGAACCGTGCCCCGAGCGGGCGTTTGGCAGGCCCAGACGCCCCAAGTGTTCCGGCGCGACTGGCTCGTCGAGGCTTACGCGCGCCGCGCGTCATTGAGCGTCCCGATTACGGACGACGCCCAACTGATCGAAGCGCTCGGGCACTCGGTCGTGGTCGTGCCCAGCGCGCCGGTGAACTTCAAAATCACAACAAAAGACGACATGGAACTCGCCGACGCGGTGCTAAAAGCTCGCACCGCTGCGAAATCGGCCGGCGAACCCGAGGGGCCGCGGTGGGGCGCCTTCGACGACGACGCCAAGTGGTGA
- the lhgO gene encoding L-2-hydroxyglutarate oxidase has translation MQTCDLVVVGGGIVGLATAYQFTKRCPGKRVVVLEKEDRVAVHQTGHNSGVLHSGIYYKPGSLKAINCRAGKKAMEAFCVEEGIAHEICGKVIVAVSDADMPALNRIHERGLANGINCLLIDKARLAELEPHANGIAALHVPEAGIVNYRQVCERLAEKVRQAGGAVVFGAKVTTVHRKSDAVTVVSSAGEFTALQLVNCAGLHSDRVARLTGQNPGAQIVPFRGEYFALKPSAHRLCRNLIYPTPDPQFPFLGVHFTRMIDGSVECGPNAVLAFGREAYSFFRLNPRDLFETLTYRGFARMGLKHWKMGLGEMWRSLNKAAFVRALQRLVPDITAADMEPAPAGIRAQAVAPDGGLVDDFLIQEAERVVNVCNAPSPAATASLQIGETIVDRLAPRFA, from the coding sequence ATGCAGACGTGTGATTTGGTCGTGGTTGGGGGCGGGATCGTCGGGCTGGCAACGGCCTACCAGTTCACCAAACGGTGCCCCGGCAAGCGGGTCGTGGTGCTGGAAAAAGAGGACCGGGTCGCGGTTCACCAGACCGGCCACAACTCGGGCGTCCTCCACTCGGGCATTTACTACAAGCCCGGTTCACTCAAAGCGATCAACTGCCGCGCGGGCAAGAAGGCGATGGAGGCCTTCTGCGTCGAAGAGGGCATCGCCCACGAGATTTGCGGCAAAGTCATCGTCGCGGTGTCCGATGCGGACATGCCCGCGCTCAACCGCATCCACGAGCGCGGCCTCGCTAACGGCATCAACTGTTTGCTCATCGACAAGGCCCGGCTCGCGGAACTGGAACCGCACGCGAACGGGATCGCGGCGCTTCACGTTCCCGAAGCCGGCATCGTCAACTACCGCCAAGTGTGCGAGCGCCTCGCCGAGAAGGTGCGTCAGGCCGGCGGTGCGGTGGTGTTCGGCGCGAAGGTCACCACCGTGCATCGCAAGTCGGACGCTGTGACGGTCGTGAGCAGCGCGGGCGAGTTCACCGCGCTCCAACTGGTGAACTGTGCCGGGTTGCACTCGGACCGCGTGGCGCGGCTCACGGGTCAAAATCCCGGCGCACAGATCGTGCCGTTCCGCGGCGAATACTTCGCGCTCAAGCCGTCCGCGCACCGGTTGTGCCGCAACCTGATTTACCCGACGCCGGACCCGCAGTTCCCGTTCCTCGGCGTCCACTTCACGCGGATGATCGACGGGTCCGTCGAGTGCGGTCCCAACGCGGTGCTCGCGTTCGGGCGCGAGGCGTACTCGTTCTTCCGGCTGAACCCGCGCGACCTATTTGAAACGCTCACGTACCGCGGCTTCGCCCGGATGGGCCTGAAGCACTGGAAGATGGGTCTGGGCGAGATGTGGCGGTCGCTGAACAAGGCCGCGTTCGTCCGCGCGCTCCAGCGATTGGTGCCGGACATCACGGCCGCGGACATGGAGCCGGCGCCGGCCGGCATCCGCGCCCAAGCCGTCGCCCCGGACGGCGGGCTGGTGGACGACTTCCTCATTCAAGAAGCCGAGCGCGTGGTGAACGTGTGCAACGCGCCCTCTCCGGCGGCCACGGCGTCGCTCCAGATCGGCGAAACGATCGTGGACCGGCTCGCCCCGCGCTTCGCGTAA
- a CDS encoding sugar phosphate isomerase/epimerase family protein, with translation MYVACSTLSFSKVSLEDALRTVREMRFTKADLAIHDGSPQLTPAEVAADIGRVAQRLKAANLPLAAIHLVIGTPDPVEARTQFRAVCRLARVSTVPLITIPAAPLGSDLDAEVARLQEWVRIGETEGVILSVETHSATVTADPLGAAELCRRVPGLALTLDPSHYHVGPHAKAGYDSLYKYVRHVRVRDTGSMPDQFQVRIGQGELEYGKVISQLDRCRYDRALTVDIRDVPESSFPVEPEVRKLKYLLESLV, from the coding sequence GTGTACGTTGCCTGCTCGACGCTTAGCTTCAGCAAGGTGTCGCTGGAGGACGCCCTTCGCACCGTTCGCGAGATGCGGTTCACGAAGGCCGATCTCGCGATCCATGATGGCAGTCCGCAGCTCACGCCCGCGGAAGTGGCGGCCGATATCGGGCGGGTGGCTCAGCGCCTCAAGGCCGCGAACCTCCCGCTCGCGGCGATCCACCTCGTGATCGGGACGCCCGACCCGGTCGAGGCCCGCACGCAGTTCCGCGCCGTGTGCCGGCTGGCGCGCGTTTCGACCGTGCCGCTGATTACGATCCCGGCCGCGCCCCTGGGCAGCGACCTGGACGCCGAAGTCGCGCGGTTACAGGAGTGGGTCCGCATCGGTGAGACCGAGGGCGTGATCCTGTCCGTCGAAACGCACTCCGCAACGGTCACCGCGGACCCGCTCGGCGCGGCGGAACTGTGCCGCCGCGTGCCCGGCTTGGCGCTCACGCTCGACCCGAGCCACTACCACGTCGGCCCGCACGCAAAGGCTGGATACGACAGCCTTTATAAGTACGTGCGCCACGTCCGGGTGCGAGACACCGGCAGCATGCCCGACCAGTTCCAGGTGCGCATCGGGCAGGGCGAACTCGAGTACGGTAAGGTGATCTCGCAACTCGATCGGTGCCGCTACGACCGGGCGCTGACGGTCGACATTCGCGACGTGCCCGAGAGCTCGTTCCCCGTTGAACCGGAAGTGCGCAAGTTGAAGTACCTCCTCGAATCGCTCGTGTGA